The following proteins come from a genomic window of Acipenser ruthenus chromosome 44, fAciRut3.2 maternal haplotype, whole genome shotgun sequence:
- the LOC117398881 gene encoding zinc finger protein 239-like, whose protein sequence is MADRKKRKLRVKEPAMKTEEAPSSPPGSPPAPEPAEGGGEEPSHSTHQCKECGKEFPRLWDLRYHLRSHQEGRGFPCSTCGKAFFQSSSLLRHELSHRGERPFQCSECGKSFAHSAQLENHRRSHSGERPFVCLTCGKGFMSSSHLSQHKRTHWPAESRHACPLCGKTFSRPWNVLQHLRFHTGERNFHCEACGKNFFRSSDLLRHQRIHTGERPFRCEVCGKTFSRSSVLAKHTRIHTGERPFQCEACARGFITSSQLVEHRRTHTGETPYLCSDCGKTFKFSFLLKRHMRTHSGERPYPCADCAKAFKTSGHLHKHQLIHAREGRYRCMLCQQLFPNQMKLDRHSRAEHVQEERVEPGGSGVPTRGGAGAGGEGKDGED, encoded by the coding sequence atggccGACAGGAAAAAGCGAAAACTGCGCGTGAAAGAGCCTGCCATGAAAACGGAAGAGGCCCCCTCTTCCCCTCCCGGCTCTCCCCCCGCGCCAGAGCCGGCGGAAGGAGGAGGGGAAGAGCCGTCGCATTCCACGCACCAGTGCAAGGAGTGCGGCAAAGAGTTCCCGCGGCTCTGGGACCTGCGCTATCACCTGCGATCGCACCAGGAGGGCCGCGGCTTCCCCTGCTCCACCTGCGGGAAAGCCTTCTTCCAGTCCTCCTCTCTGCTGAGGCACGAGCTGAGCCACCGCGGGGAGAGGCCCTTCCAGTGCTCCGAGTGCGGGAAGAGCTTTGCACACTCTGCACAGCTGGAGAACCACCGCCGCAGCCACTCGGGGGAGCGGCCCTTTGTGTGCCTGACCTGTGGCAAGGGCTTCATGTCCTCCTCCCACCTCTCCCAACACAAGCGCACGCACTGGCCGGCCGAGTCGCGCCACGCCTGCCCCCTGTGCGGCAAGACTTTCTCGCGGCCCTGGAACGTGCTGCAGCACCTGCGCTTCCACACGGGCGAGCGCAACTTCCACTGTGAGGCCTGCGGAAAGAACTTCTTCCGCTCCTCCGACCTGCTGCGGCACCAGCGCATCCACACGGGCGAGCGCCCCTTCCGCTGCGAGGTGTGCGGCAAGACCTTCTCCCGCTCCTCTGTGCTCGCCAAGCACACGCGCATCCACACGGGCGAGCGGCCCTTCCAGTGCGAGGCCTGCGCCCGCGGCTTCATCACCTCCTCGCAGCTGGTGGAGCACCGTCGCACCCACACCGGAGAGACGCCCTACCTGTGCTCTGACTGCGGCAAGACCTTCAAGTTCTCCTTCCTGCTGAAGAGGCACATGCGCACGCACTCCGGGGAGCGGCCCTACCCCTGTGCCGACTGCGCCAAAGCCTTCAAGACGTCCGGACACCTGCACAAGCACCAGCTGATCCACGCGCGCGAGGGTCGCTACCGTTGCATGCTTTGCCAACAGCTCTTCCCCAATCAGATGAAGCTGGACCGGCACAGCAGGGCAGAGCACGTCCAGGAGGAGAGGGTAGAGCCGGGGGGCAGCGGGGTGCCGACCAGAGGAGGGGCAGGGGCAGGAGGAGAGGGGAAGGACGGGGAGGATTGA